In Campylobacter showae, the genomic stretch AATTTGTTCGCGTAGGTGCGCTCCTCTCGCTTCATCATGCGCGCGACTTGCATAGTGATCGTGGATGCGCCGATGCGGTTAGAGTGCGTGAGATTATGCGCGGCAGCGCGGATCATAGCAAATGGATTTACACCGATGTGGTAGTAAAAAAATTTATCCTCAAACAAAAGAACGCTATCTTTTAGCGTCTGCGGGATGTTTTTAGCCTCAAATCTCCAAATTTCGTCGCTGCTAGGCCGAAGGGCGACGATCTGGCCGTTTTTGTCAAAAAGTATGAACGAATTTTCCCGCTTTAGCGCTTTGACGTCGAGCGGGTAGGCGAAGTCAAGCACCAAAAAAGCTACAAAGCAGAGCAGGGCGACTGCGGCGAAGTATTTGATAAATTTAGCTAAAACTCTTTTCATTTTGCGATTATATCGAATTTGCGCGTAAAATCTCGAAAGATTAAATTTATGATAATTGATATATAATTTCAAATACTAATTTAAGTAAAGGAGATAAAGACATGGAGTATAGAGTAGAAAAAGACACGATGGGCGAGGTAAAGGTACCAAATGATAAATATTGGGGTGCGCAGACACAGCGCAGCCATGAAAATTTCGAGATCGGAGTAGGGCTAGAGACGATGCCAAAAGAGGTCATAGAGGGCTTTGCCTATCTAAAAAAGGCGTGCGCTCTGGTAAATCGCAAGCTAGGCCGCCTAGACGAGCCTCGCACGGAGGCGATCGCGCAGGCGTGCGATGAAATTTTAAACGGCAAGCTGGATGGGAACTTCCCTTTAGTCGTGTGGCAGACGGGCTCGGGCACGCAGTCAAATATGAATTTAAACGAGGTCGTTTCAAACCGCGCGATGGAGATTTTGGGGCTAAATTTCCGCGATAAGGCGGCGCTGGACGCTAAAGACGCAAAATTCGTGCATCCAAACGATCACGTAAATAAAGGCCAGAGCTCAAACGACACCTATCCTACGGCGATGCGAATAGCTTTTGTGCTAGAGCTTCAAAAAAAACTACTGCCCGCGATAGAAAAGCTTGAAGCGACGCTGGATAAAAAGACCGCCGAGTTTGCAAAGATCGTAAAGATCGGCCGCACTCACCTGCAAGACGCCACGCCGCTCACGCTAGGACAGGAATTTAGCGGCTACGCGCATATGCTAAAGGCGAGCAAGGCGCAGATCCTAGCTACCGTGCCGTTTTTGCAGGAGCTTGCTATCGGCGGCACAGCGGTGGGCACCGGGCTAAACTCGCACCCGAAATTTAGCGAGATGGTAAGCGACGAGCTAAACGCGCTAACGGGCACGGCGTTTAAATTTAAATCCCATCCGAATAAATTTCACGGCCTAACCAGCCACGACGCCGAGGTGTTTTTAAGCGGCGCGTTAAACGGTCTGGCGGCAAATTTGATGAAGATCGCAAACGACGTGCGCTGGCTAGCAAGCGGGCCTAGGTGCGGTATCGGCGAGATAAACATCCCCGAAAACGAGCCGGGAAGCTCGATAATGCCGGGCAAGGTAAATCCGACGCAGTGCGAAGCCGTCACGATGGTAGCGGCGCAGGTGATGGGCAACCACGTCGCGATTTCCGTCGCTGCAAGCCAGGGAAACTTCGAGCTAAACGTCTTTAAGCCGGTGCTTACCTACAACCTCATCCAAAGCATCCGCCTGCTAAGCGACGCGATGAACAGCTTTGAAAAACACTGCGCTTGCGGCATCAGCGCAAACGCCGCGAAAATCGACAAGCTACTGCACGAGAGCCTAATGCTAGTAACCGCGCTAAATCCGCACATCGGCTACGCAAATGCCGCCAAGATCGCCAAAACCGCGCATCATAACGGCACTACGCTGCGCGAGGAAGCGATAAAATCGGGCATACTAACCGCCGAGGAATTTGACGCGTGGGTGGTGCCTGAGGATATGATCGCGCCGAAGGAATAAATTGACGCTTTACTTTTGGGCTCGGCGAAATTTGGGCGTTTTTGCCGAGCCTAAGTAAAATCCGTAAATTTGAGAGTGAAATTTACGGTTGCGTCTTAAAATTTACTCAAATTTGCCGATATACTTTTAAATTTAAAGGCGCGGCGATGGATGTAAAATTAAACATAAATTTAAACTCAAATTTGATGAGCGTCGGCAAAAGCTCTGCAGCGACTAGCGCGGTAAATTTAAACGCGGGCGCGCTAAATTTAAAAAGCGGCGATAGGGGCGATATCTTGCGCGGCGCGTCAAATTTGCCTAGCGGCGCAAACGAGGCAGAAAGCAGCGCAGATATCTTAAAAAAACAGCTAGAAAAACTACAAAAACGGCTAAAAGAGCTTGAAGCCGCGATAAAGCGAATAAAAGCGAGCAAAAATCCATACGCAAAGGATATGGCGGCCTCGCTCGAGACGCAAAAGGGGGCTGTTTTTGCGCAGATAATGCAAATAAGCGCGCGAATTTTAGAGATGCAAGGCAGCCAGAGTAAAATTTGACGCCATAAATTTGCAAATTTAAGAAATAGGACGATTTTGATTTTAAAATATCAAAATGTAAAAACGATTTATTAAATCTATTTTTATACTTTAATTATTTTTAGGACTTTTCTCGCAAAAATGACACTAAAATAATAATATACTTAATCATAAAAACTAATACTTTTACTAAATATAGAATTTTAATTTTTAGTTGTAATATTTCAATATTTAAAGCTATTTGATAATGATTAAAGACAAATTTACTCTGTTATCAAAAATGTCAAAATGCAAATTTCACCAAAGGAGAGAGCATGAAAGATGACGTCCTAGTTAGGATAAACGAGAGGCTTAACGTGCTTGCCACGCTTCCGACTTTTAAAAACGGTTCAATCGGCGAAGCTTTAAAGAAAAGCGGATTTAGCAGGCGAGATTTTATGAAGTGGGCCGGCGCGATGACGGCGTTTATGGCGCTGCCTGCATCTATGGCGCCGACCGTAGCTAGAGCCGCCGAGCTTAGCGACAGGCTGCCCGTGATATGGCTACATATGGCCGAGTGCACCGGATGTAGCGAGAGTTTGC encodes the following:
- the fumC gene encoding class II fumarate hydratase, producing the protein MEYRVEKDTMGEVKVPNDKYWGAQTQRSHENFEIGVGLETMPKEVIEGFAYLKKACALVNRKLGRLDEPRTEAIAQACDEILNGKLDGNFPLVVWQTGSGTQSNMNLNEVVSNRAMEILGLNFRDKAALDAKDAKFVHPNDHVNKGQSSNDTYPTAMRIAFVLELQKKLLPAIEKLEATLDKKTAEFAKIVKIGRTHLQDATPLTLGQEFSGYAHMLKASKAQILATVPFLQELAIGGTAVGTGLNSHPKFSEMVSDELNALTGTAFKFKSHPNKFHGLTSHDAEVFLSGALNGLAANLMKIANDVRWLASGPRCGIGEINIPENEPGSSIMPGKVNPTQCEAVTMVAAQVMGNHVAISVAASQGNFELNVFKPVLTYNLIQSIRLLSDAMNSFEKHCACGISANAAKIDKLLHESLMLVTALNPHIGYANAAKIAKTAHHNGTTLREEAIKSGILTAEEFDAWVVPEDMIAPKE